Genomic segment of Capra hircus breed San Clemente chromosome 13, ASM170441v1, whole genome shotgun sequence:
TTAGATTGAGGAGATATGATTCAAAGTTGACACTTCCCTCTAGAGATAGAACTCACTTTAAGTTTTATAATAGTGTCCCATGTGTAACTTTTCCCTTCATAAATCTTCATAAATCTTTTAGGGTTTTTACCCCTAAAAGGCCTGaagctattttttaatttcttcaatttgagaATCAACTTATTATTGATGTTGGATGCTGAAAGAAAGATCTCTAATAGCTTCATCACAAAGCCATCCTTCTTTTATTCTGGCCAAGGAAATCTTGCCAAACGAGATTAAATTTTTAATAGCTcccaatataaaattatatataaacatttatatatctCAGCACACTAAAAGTATCTTAAGCTTAGCATTAATTAGTCTTGAGAAGAAAAGGGTAAACACAAGTGCTATTCATTTATTACCTTAACACCAGTTAGATCAATGAACAATCTCCATGTAAACAGCATTATTCATTAAACAAACAAGGTGATTTTAAAATGaagggtttttttctttaaatttttaaagaatgaaatgaaggAGGAGCTTGAATGTGAATGTAAACATGGAGTCGTGGTTCTCTGATTGATTTGCATGCATGAGTATTCTCTTGGGCTGGCAGCTTGAGAGATGTGACCAAGATGAGGCTGGTTGCTGGTGTGAGCTACTATTGTTCTAGAAATGCCTTTAAGAACTTCTCTGTTTCAAGGTTTAATTGTTTAAATGGCTATAACTTCACTAATATATACTAACACGTAGAAGATTATCAGGGAAATTACTTTAATAGtgtggttaagattccatatgTTAATTATTTCATCTGATAACAATGTAACACTTTTATTCACTGGAAACTCACAAATCACACTTATATTTACAAAGGTTGTTTCCATTAAGTTTAAATGAAGAGAGGTTAGtataatataaaaaggaaaaaggggcTAAATTCTTTTGACAGATACAGTTGGTAACACTCTACTTTTAAAGACTCATTAGGAAAAGAGTCAGGATAggagtaataaataaaaatgcagttATTACACTTGTGAAAATGCAGATAACCCCAAATATTTACTGGCTTGGCTTTAGAATAAAtcatatagttttttaaaatcagaatttatAAACAGTTTGGCTAGCCTAATGTTAAAGTGAGTTTACATTTTCTGAGGGTACAGTAATTGGGCTGAAAGTGAGTCTCCTGGGTGGTGATAGAGGAAAATGTTGATTGAAACACCATTGTTGGGTAAAACACCAACAattaattaaacacacacacacacacataagcaaaCAACTAAATAACACTTTAACTACAGAAAAGTGTAAATTGTCCAAATGTGGGTCATTTGAGTCAATCCCAGATCAGTTCCCATTTGTATAGTCTCTGCTTCAAAATGAATCCAGAAGAAATGAGGACAAATATACACAATTACCACAGACATGTGATAATACAAACAGATTTAGGCAACTCTGGGGTGTGTTGTTTGGCAACATGTAGGGAAGATTGTCAAAACACTTCTATGATCACAGGGATACTGAAAGTCAGGGGAGGGGGATTACCGAGACTCTGAGGTCGAATCTTCCTGATTACAACCCAGGACaaggattctttttttctcctgatgTAGAGTTCAGAGATCTGCAAAGAGCTCAGGGCTCACTGGTTCATAGAATAAGGATGAAAAAGTCAGAGTGTTTCTCCATAATAAGCCACAGTGGATGGGGTCCAAACAAATTGCTCAGTGTCACTTATCCATTCTCATCACTTGTATAGCTGAAAATCACTTTCATAAACTATGACCTCAGTGGTCTCTCCCAACAGTCCTATAAGGTAGTCCTGTTTTATTGAACAAAACTGAGATGCAGAGGGAATAAACATCTAGATCACGTGATTTagaacttgaacccaggtctttgaATTTCAAGTAGAGCTCATCTTTGAAAAAGAGGATGTGTGCTAGAAAAACAGTCCAGGCCTTAGCAAAATGGCCACACAGATTATGTTCATTGCCAGTGGCAAACTCCACTCCTTTCTCCTTGATACTGAAGTTTCTGACATCATTTACTTTAAAGTGTCAGGAACTGGATATGTTCCTCATTTTAGGATTGCCTGTCTTCACACAAAAGAATGATGAGCTTTCAAGGATCAGAGGAAAAGAGAttttttggttcttttctttgaaatgacACCATTATAGATAACTAATGACCTGATTATGAGAAAAATTCTTTTCTGGCAACCAGAATCCAACAGAATGTTCTAATGAAATCATAAGATCTGAGAGGAATAGCTCATTGTGATGGCATGAACTGTCTCCCCATGAGGCAGTACACCCCACGCTGTAACTCATGCTTTTATCTCCATTGTTCTATATTCTGTTGGCTTTTGACTTTCCTGCACTGACTGGATACACAATGAGGTAAGATGAAGTATGAATATAGAAGACCAGCTGTGGCCTCTGCCTGACACCTAAATATCTGGATATAACTCGATGACTCCAATGACTTCTGCCAATTCATTttgctatttaaatatttttacacaCAGTAGGTAATCAGTAAATGTCAGCTCCTTAATCTTGCTGGTGTCATGCACAGTACGTTGAGCAGGtatcagtaaatgttagctgctGTGGTTTGTGTCAAGCCGCACTGCATTTTATGACTGCAGAAGCATCCAGCTCCTTGACAGCAGCGACGTGTGAGAACAGTTGCCCTTTCCCCATGCAGCCTGTGCACTTGGTTATTGATAAACTGTGCTCCAAGTACTGGCTTTTGGGTTTTCAATTGTGAAATACCAGTGGGTCACTTCAGCCTGATACAATCCACCTCCTCCGTGGCTGGCAGGCGGCTGGTTTTGAGGTCGAGGTCAGCACTGGACTTACTCCCATGGTGGGAGGGCCGCCAGTCGAGCAGCAGCATCTTCTTGAAGTACTTCTTGGTGTTGCTCTTCACTGTCACGAAGCACACGGTGTTGATCATGCTGTTGCTCATGGCGATGCACTCCACAACATAAAAGGCTGTGAGGTAATGCTTTTCCTTCACGAACACAGTGGGGAAGAAGTCGCGCACGATTGTGAAGCCATAGAAGGGCGCCCAGCACAGAACATAGGCCGTGAGGATACACATGAGTACCAGTACCGTCTTCCGCCGGCAGCGCAGCCTCTTCCGGATCTGCTCAGTCTGGAAACCCGGGACCGCTTTGAACCAGAGCTCCTGGGAGATCCTGGCATAGCACAGGGTCATGGTGACCACGGGGCCCAGGAACTCGATGCCAAAGACAAAGAGGAAGTAGGATTTATAGTAGAGCTGCTGGTCCACTGGCCAGACCTGGCCGCAGAagatctttttcttgtttttgacaATGAAGAGGACGGTTTCCTTTGTGAAGTAGGCTGATGGGATGGAGATGAGAATGGATACCATCCAGACCAAAGCGATCAGGAAGGAGGCTGTCTGATAATTCATTCGTGGTTTCAAGGGGTGAACGATAGCGAGATATCTGGTGGGTGAGGGAAGCATCAGTAGCAATGATGTATGCTGATATATGCTTGTAATCATTATTAGTTTTTAACCCAAACACCCACAGTAGCAGACAAAATGGCACAATGACTCCCCACGTACCTATTTTCCAGCGTCAacatacttcattttattttagcaaCATCATTTGGTAtttggaggagaggagaggttTAGGGGGAACAGCACAGGATTTGggtcaaacagagaataaatccTGGCTTTTTACCTGATTGGCTTTGGGGGTCTAGAGTGAATCAGTCTCTCTGAGATTCCTTTCCTCAAATGCAACATGGGATAAAATGACACCTACCTTGCAGGGCTTCTGTGAATATTAAATGTTACAATGTTTGTGAAGTGCTTGgcatgtactgctgctgctaagtcacttcagtcgtgtccgactctatgcaaccccatagatggcagcccaccaggctcccccatccctgggattctccaggcaagaacactggagtgggttgccatttccttctccaatgcatgtactagatattcaataaatatatgagGTCTATCATGATTATAAATCCTATTGATACCAACTGACTTTTAAGCTTGTCATTCTAAGAGTATAATTCTTTCAAAACTCTTCAATTCACAGATCTCCTGGTGTAGAGGCAAAAGAAGGTCTGTGGACTAGGACTTTCTCTCTGCTACCCTTAGGTTTCATTCTGCATTACAGAGCTGGAGGGTAGGGGTGGTTTAGGGTGGAATCTGAGCAATCTAGTGAGATGTAAATGACTTGCCAAAGCTCACTTGGTGCAGGGAatggaaagaaatgagagaaagctTTTACACCCACCTCTGTGGGCTGTCCAAGCTCAGATGAGAAGGTATGTAAAGTTGCCTTGACACCATCAAGCAGCATATAGCATAAAGCTTTTATCCTCTTTCCAATCAGCAACACTGCCTGGGAAAGAGGTTGGAGCCTTTAGTGGGAAATGAGCTCATTTGTGTAGGTTGAACATTTCCTTTCTAGAGAAACCTAATAACACCTATTTAGGTAATTTAGTGCCCTGGAATCATTCTTGTGCATTTTATGGGTCAAGAGGAAGAGGTGGCGGAGGAAGGTGGAGGAAGAAAAGAGGCATGAGGGGTTGGGAAGAAGCAATTCAGTCTTGGAGATGAATGTATACCTCACACCTGGAGCTTGAGTCAGGTTATGACCAATAGCAGGAAGACACCCATAGATTTCTATCtagccttccttggtggctcagatggtaaagcgtctgcctacaatgcaggagacctgggttcgatccctggatagggaagagcctctggagaaggaaatggcaacccactccagtattcttgcctggaaaatcccatggatggaggagcgtggtaggttacagtccaggggtcacagagagtcggacatgactgagcgacttcactttgactttcactttacactttttGGTAACTAGACCCTTTGGTCACCTTTCCAAGCTTCTGACTTGACCAAGGCAGCCTTCTGGAATGCTATTTCTGTCTGTCCTTGGCAATAATCTGTCATGAGGTTGTTTTACTTGCTTTTgccttccccttccccactgGCAGCTCTGACCCATAGACTTCAATTAGGAGATCTCATGGCAGCCTTGTTCACTTCAGGTTGCAGCTTTCTGACCTGAGATAAAACTGGATCTCATCCCAACCACTGGCTGCACCCTAGCTATATAAAGTAATGAGCAGGCTTGCTAGAGTTCTTTACCCATCCATGGGTCCCAGTTTTTCCAAGTTAACTTGCATGAATTGCCTGGATAGCACAAGGCTCACAGGGCTGGAGATCAGGACAAGTGGGTTAGCTCATCCTTCACTGGGGCAGGGACATCTCACAATCACTGTCTCTCTGTAATGCTGAGTGTATCAGTTTCCtgttgctgctataacaaattactacaaactcagtggcttaacaaatttattatcttatagttttGAAGTCTGAAGTCTGGCATGTATCTTACCGGGCTAACATGAAGGTGTTGGTAGGCCTGTGTTACTTTCTGGAGGCTCTTAGGGAAAAATCTCATTTGTTTTTCCATTAGAGCTGCCTGCATTACTTGACTTATGGCCCCCTTATATGTTCAAAGCCATCAATGATCAGTCAAGTCATGCCCACAACACATCACCCTGATACTGACTTTTCTGCCTCCCTCTTGCACATTTAAGGATTGTTGTGATTACACTgagcccacccagataatccagtaTAATGACCTTATTTTATGATCAGCtaattagcaaccttaattcctcTTAGGCATAACATGTTCTGGGGATTAAGATGTTGATATCTTGGGAGTCATTATTCTGCTTCCCATAGTGAGTCCAAAGTCCTTACATTATGCAGAACTAGTTCAGGACTTAATAACTCTCCCAATCTGATTCCAGCATGAGAAGTTTCTCAGTAACCAACGCTGGAGAGAATTTCTAAAGCCCTGCTTACTCTGCTGTCAACTCTTAAATTCTAATTCCTTTTCACTCAGTAACTTCTTCCTTATCCTATAGGATGCTCCAAAATTCAGAgctttattttatgatttattgttatcaaataaatcataaaataaagcACACTCCCTAGGCATTATTCAGAAGCCGTGGATTTTAGCTCTGTACCTAAATCCTCAGATAAATCACTTATGCCCCTGggacttagtttcttcatctgtgaaagagagataaaaataactttatggACAACCTTTTTGAAAGGTTCCATTTGAGAAGGTAAATGTATATAAAGCATGCTAGAAGCTATAATACTTTGTTTAAACTCATCTTTTCCTATGACTCTTTCATTGGCAAGAGGGACATCTGTAAATTCTTTGTTGCCATCTATCTGCTTGCCTGTTTCTTGAGGTCAACACTCTCCTTCTGGGGTCTCTGTGACTTCAAATAGCATGTCTTCTAGGCCCTCTGCACATGAACATTGCTCTTCTCCTGCTGCCGGTGTCAGGGTTTGTTCTGAGTATGATGTAGTCCCCATGCCTACAGATACAAGccaattatttaatattaatgtcATCTCAACAAAAGTAAGAGTTTGGCCATCATCTATCcttcttatcattttgccttattTTTCAGTTGGTTTGAAACTGAGTAAGAAAGAGGGATGCTATTTATTAGAGTCATGAATTTTAAGAGCTGAAATTCCATATGTGCTTTGATATCTACAAAAAGTTTAGCTGTGAGTTCCTCTGTTTTCACCAGATGTATCCCTCCTcctggtgggaaagtctcctgtCCTGCTAGTTTCTCTGTCAGTGGGAATAACTGTGCCCCCAACCCACAACTAATGGGTTTCACTTCCCTGCCAGTTGGCAAAATCATTCAAACAAGCCAATCACATCCTCCCATGGGAGCTAAGGTCACCTCAGTCTCTTGCCACTGTAAAGCCTGCTGTCCACAGCCCCTGCTGGTTCATTCTGCTCCTGAGTGCAACTCCCACACGGCACACATGGTCCTGCCTGGTGTGCAGTGTTCTCCTCCCTTGGGCTGGGAGTATAGGAGACCAACCAACTGCTGTCAGCCTCTCTGTTCTAGCTTCAAGTGTTGTGTGTTCAGTCATCTACTGCTATTGAAGCTATAGAGTCCTGTCTTGATCCACGGAGTATAGCAGGTGGTCAGAACAGCACACTCAGATTACCGCAACTTCCTCAGGAAGTGTTCCCAGACTGCATCACCGGCATAACCATTGTGTCTTCCT
This window contains:
- the PROKR2 gene encoding prokineticin receptor 2 is translated as MAAQNGNASFPTNFSIPQEHASSLPFNFSYGDYDLPLDEDEDMTKTQTFFAAKIIIGMALVGIMLTCGIGNFVFITALTRYKKLRSLTNLLIANLAISDFLVAIVCCPFEMDYYVVHQLSWEHGHVLCASINYLRTVSLYVSTNALLAIAIDRYLAIVHPLKPRMNYQTASFLIALVWMVSILISIPSAYFTKETVLFIVKNKKKIFCGQVWPVDQQLYYKSYFLFVFGIEFLGPVVTMTLCYARISQELWFKAVPGFQTEQIRKRLRCRRKTVLVLMCILTAYVLCWAPFYGFTIVRDFFPTVFVKEKHYLTAFYVVECIAMSNSMINTVCFVTVKSNTKKYFKKMLLLDWRPSHHGSKSSADLDLKTSRLPATEEVDCIRLK